A single window of Marinobacter sp. LA51 DNA harbors:
- a CDS encoding MarR family winged helix-turn-helix transcriptional regulator — MTKPDDALSLDNQVCFALYAANRAVTARYRPLLADLDLTYPQYLVMLVLWEEGQSGAQTRVSDIGRRLRLDSGTLTPLLKRLEERGLLNRQRISQDERVVTLALTDAGWALQEQARSVPQKLLCGVALQPERLQALRQELRAVLTALEGEAGPSG; from the coding sequence ATGACCAAGCCGGACGACGCGCTGTCGCTCGACAACCAGGTCTGCTTTGCGCTCTACGCCGCCAATAGAGCGGTAACAGCCCGATACCGGCCGCTGCTGGCAGATTTGGATCTGACTTATCCGCAGTATCTGGTGATGCTGGTACTCTGGGAGGAAGGGCAGTCGGGCGCGCAGACCCGGGTGTCCGATATTGGTCGGCGATTGCGGCTGGATTCGGGCACACTGACCCCGCTGCTGAAGCGTCTTGAAGAGCGTGGGCTGCTGAATCGTCAGCGCATTAGCCAGGATGAGCGGGTGGTAACTCTGGCGCTGACCGACGCCGGCTGGGCGTTGCAGGAGCAGGCCAGGTCCGTGCCACAAAAGTTGCTCTGCGGTGTAGCGCTCCAGCCGGAAAGGCTGCAAGCGCTGCGCCAGGAATTGCGGGCGGTGCTTACGGCTCTTGAGGGAGAGGCGGGGCCCAGCGGTTGA